In the genome of Pseudopipra pipra isolate bDixPip1 chromosome 4, bDixPip1.hap1, whole genome shotgun sequence, one region contains:
- the LOC135412936 gene encoding alcohol dehydrogenase 1-like isoform X2 — protein sequence MATSGKVIRCRAAVAWAVGKELSVEEVEVAPPKAGEVRIKIVATGICHTDEHVLKGCFPNVEFPVILGHEGAGIVESVGEGVTSVKAGDKVIPLCVPQCGECSFCLNPESNHRFTCKGKQIHHYMWVSTFAEYTVVPEYAVAKIDPAAPLDKVCLLGCGFSTGYGAAINTAKVKPGSTCAIFGLGGVGLSVVMGCKAAGASRIIAVDINKDKFAKAKQLGATDCINPRDCQKPIQEVLTEMTGQGVDYSFEAIGLKETMIAALASCNMNTGICVMIGVPDSASEISLDPMLLLTGRTWKGSLLGGWKTRDCMPKLVSSYLEKKFNSDLLITHTLPFAKVNEGFELLRAGKSIRSVLLF from the exons GTTATCagatgcagagctgctgttgcctggGCCGTGGGCAAAGAACTCTCTGTCGAGGAGGTGGAGGTTGCCCCTCCAAAGGCAGGTGAAGTCCGGATCAAG ATTGTGGCCACAGGCATCTGTCACACAGACGAACACGTTTTGAAAGGTTGCTTTCCTAACGTGGAATTCCCAGTTATCCTAGGCCATGAAGGAGCTGGGATTGTGGAAAGTGTTGGAGAAGGAGTGACCTCTGTGAAAGCAG GAGACAAAGTCATTCCCCTTTGCGTCCCTCAGTGTGGGGAATGCAGCTTCTGCCTGAATCCTGAATCCAATCA CCGGTTCACTTGCAAAGGGAAGCAGATCCACCACTACATGTGGGTCAGCACCTTTGCAGAATACACCGTGGTCCCAGAGTACGCCGTTGCCAAGATAGATCCTGCAGCACCTCTGGACAAAGTCTGCTTGCTCGGCTGTGGGTTTTCCACAGGCTATGGGGCTGCCATCAACACCGCCAAG GTAAAGCCAGGCTCCACCTGTGCCATCTTCGGCCTCGGAGGAGTTGGCCTCTCTGTTGTCATGGGCTGCaaggcagctggagcttcccGCATCATTGCCGTGGATATCAACAAGGACAAGTTTGCCAAGGCCAAGCAGCTGGGAGCCACCGACTGCATCAACCCTCGAGACTGCCAGAAGCCCATCCAGGAGGTGCTCACTGAGATGACAGGACAGGGTGTGGACTACTCCTTTGAGGCCATTGGCCTCAAAGAAACCATG ATTGCTGCCCTGGCCTCCTGCAATATGAACACTGGCATCTGTGTGATGATTGGGGTACCGGATTCGGCTTCAGAGATTTCCCTTGATCCTATGCTTCTGCTGACTGGGCGTACATGGAAGGGGTCACTGCTTGGAG GCTGGAAGACGAGAGATTGTATGCCCAAACTAGTTTCCAGCTATTTGGAGAAGAAATTCAATTCAGACTTGCTGATCACGCACACGCTGCCCTTCGCTAAAGTGAACGAGGGATTTGAGTTGTTGCGGGCAGGAAAAAG TATTCGCAGCGTCCTGCTCTTCTGA
- the LOC135412936 gene encoding alcohol dehydrogenase 1-like isoform X1 codes for MATSGKVIRCRAAVAWAVGKELSVEEVEVAPPKAGEVRIKIVATGICHTDEHVLKGCFPNVEFPVILGHEGAGIVESVGEGVTSVKAGDKVIPLCVPQCGECSFCLNPESNHCLKSHLSEPQNLLPDKTTRFTCKGKQIHHYMWVSTFAEYTVVPEYAVAKIDPAAPLDKVCLLGCGFSTGYGAAINTAKVKPGSTCAIFGLGGVGLSVVMGCKAAGASRIIAVDINKDKFAKAKQLGATDCINPRDCQKPIQEVLTEMTGQGVDYSFEAIGLKETMIAALASCNMNTGICVMIGVPDSASEISLDPMLLLTGRTWKGSLLGGWKTRDCMPKLVSSYLEKKFNSDLLITHTLPFAKVNEGFELLRAGKSIRSVLLF; via the exons GTTATCagatgcagagctgctgttgcctggGCCGTGGGCAAAGAACTCTCTGTCGAGGAGGTGGAGGTTGCCCCTCCAAAGGCAGGTGAAGTCCGGATCAAG ATTGTGGCCACAGGCATCTGTCACACAGACGAACACGTTTTGAAAGGTTGCTTTCCTAACGTGGAATTCCCAGTTATCCTAGGCCATGAAGGAGCTGGGATTGTGGAAAGTGTTGGAGAAGGAGTGACCTCTGTGAAAGCAG GAGACAAAGTCATTCCCCTTTGCGTCCCTCAGTGTGGGGAATGCAGCTTCTGCCTGAATCCTGAATCCAATCACTGCCTGAAATCCCA TCTCTCTGAACCACAAAACCTGCTGCCTGACAAGACCACCCGGTTCACTTGCAAAGGGAAGCAGATCCACCACTACATGTGGGTCAGCACCTTTGCAGAATACACCGTGGTCCCAGAGTACGCCGTTGCCAAGATAGATCCTGCAGCACCTCTGGACAAAGTCTGCTTGCTCGGCTGTGGGTTTTCCACAGGCTATGGGGCTGCCATCAACACCGCCAAG GTAAAGCCAGGCTCCACCTGTGCCATCTTCGGCCTCGGAGGAGTTGGCCTCTCTGTTGTCATGGGCTGCaaggcagctggagcttcccGCATCATTGCCGTGGATATCAACAAGGACAAGTTTGCCAAGGCCAAGCAGCTGGGAGCCACCGACTGCATCAACCCTCGAGACTGCCAGAAGCCCATCCAGGAGGTGCTCACTGAGATGACAGGACAGGGTGTGGACTACTCCTTTGAGGCCATTGGCCTCAAAGAAACCATG ATTGCTGCCCTGGCCTCCTGCAATATGAACACTGGCATCTGTGTGATGATTGGGGTACCGGATTCGGCTTCAGAGATTTCCCTTGATCCTATGCTTCTGCTGACTGGGCGTACATGGAAGGGGTCACTGCTTGGAG GCTGGAAGACGAGAGATTGTATGCCCAAACTAGTTTCCAGCTATTTGGAGAAGAAATTCAATTCAGACTTGCTGATCACGCACACGCTGCCCTTCGCTAAAGTGAACGAGGGATTTGAGTTGTTGCGGGCAGGAAAAAG TATTCGCAGCGTCCTGCTCTTCTGA